The following proteins come from a genomic window of Miscanthus floridulus cultivar M001 chromosome 2, ASM1932011v1, whole genome shotgun sequence:
- the LOC136538855 gene encoding uncharacterized protein, translating into MTRSNNYMAQVGAGVAVGSSIGGAVGACYGTFEAFRRKIPGLLKIRYIGRATVSTAALFGLFMGAGSLIHSGRSY; encoded by the exons ATGACGAGGAGCAACAACTACATGGCGCAGGTGGGCGCTGGAGTCGCCGTCGGCAGCTCGATCGGCGGAGCCGTCG GTGCTTGCTATGGAACTTTTGAGGCATTCAGACGCAAG ATCCCTGGGTTGCTAAAGATCAGATACATTGGAAGAGCCACTGTCAGCACTGCTGCCCTTTTCGGGCTTTTCATGGGAGCTGGTAGCTTGATTCACTCTGGGAGATCCTACTAG